The following coding sequences are from one Pigmentibacter sp. JX0631 window:
- a CDS encoding SPFH domain-containing protein has translation MQEMNLMPMLLLIGIVVLVVYIFSRYIIVIRQQECVIIERLGKFHTILNSGLNILIPFVDQSRQILWSRNGVITNVDRIDMREVVIDIPEQKVITKDNVGIIVDAIIYVQITDVKRAAYEIQSLPWAVAQLTQTTLRSLVGEMDLDHTLSSRDTINSRLKMVLDEATDKWGLKVNRVELKNVSPPPDVQMAMEKQMQAERERRANVLAAEGSKQSQILNAEGEKRSRIEHSEGEKQEKINQALGDKEAMIARAFGQAKAIEDVAAAQAKAIEFVKEAFGSSDVAANYLIAMEYLKRFGEMTQKNTDKVFIPYEATSVLSSIGAIGDILNKVSQDPSKITHLKK, from the coding sequence ATGCAAGAAATGAATTTGATGCCAATGTTATTACTCATTGGTATAGTTGTGTTAGTTGTGTATATTTTTTCTCGTTACATTATTGTTATTAGGCAACAAGAATGTGTCATTATCGAAAGGTTAGGTAAATTTCACACAATTCTGAATTCAGGTTTGAATATTTTGATTCCTTTTGTTGACCAATCAAGACAGATATTATGGAGTCGCAATGGTGTTATTACAAATGTTGATAGAATAGATATGCGCGAAGTTGTTATAGATATTCCAGAACAAAAAGTAATTACCAAAGATAATGTTGGAATTATTGTTGATGCTATTATTTATGTTCAAATAACAGACGTAAAACGCGCTGCATATGAAATTCAATCATTACCATGGGCTGTTGCTCAGCTTACACAAACGACTTTAAGAAGTTTAGTAGGTGAAATGGATCTTGATCATACTTTAAGTAGTCGTGATACCATAAATTCCAGACTTAAAATGGTGTTAGACGAAGCCACTGATAAGTGGGGCTTGAAAGTTAATAGGGTTGAATTGAAAAATGTTTCTCCACCACCAGATGTGCAAATGGCGATGGAAAAACAAATGCAAGCTGAGAGAGAAAGAAGAGCTAATGTTCTTGCAGCTGAAGGATCTAAACAAAGTCAAATTTTAAATGCTGAGGGTGAAAAAAGGTCTAGAATTGAACACTCTGAAGGTGAAAAACAAGAAAAAATCAATCAAGCGTTAGGCGATAAAGAGGCAATGATTGCAAGAGCTTTTGGTCAAGCAAAAGCCATAGAAGATGTCGCAGCAGCGCAAGCAAAGGCTATTGAATTTGTCAAAGAAGCTTTTGGTTCGTCCGATGTAGCAGCTAACTACCTTATAGCTATGGAATACTTAAAACGCTTTGGCGAAATGACGCAAAAGAATACTGATAAAGTTTTTATTCCTTATGAAGCAACTTCAGTTCTTTCTTCAATTGGAGCTATTGGAGATATTTTAAATAAAGTTTCACAAGATCCTTCTAAAATAACTCACCTAAAAAAATAA
- a CDS encoding RsmD family RNA methyltransferase, whose translation MNSNSKSNIWMTEHVSATEMYLSEVEEVIYQGKSTYQEIIIVKLVNGHKALYLDDQLQSTTFDEKIYHELLVHLPFTIHGSPKNVLIIGAGEGASAREALKWRTINSLTLIELDPEVVNCCNKFLPEMNDGAYYNEKVNLIFTDAVEYLKNCNEKFDIIICDLCDQDLDRNEIINEKFLLLCKKILNKKGNILIQSGELPFKKDETFVKYIQMLKNNFTYLKLFTTWIPSYCRNWAFVVLQNEPINCLSMENVNKIINKNVLKELLFFNAKTYLGIFNPPKYVQELEK comes from the coding sequence TTGAACTCAAATAGTAAATCAAATATTTGGATGACTGAACACGTCTCAGCAACTGAAATGTACCTTTCAGAAGTTGAAGAAGTTATTTATCAAGGAAAATCAACTTATCAAGAAATTATAATTGTTAAATTAGTAAATGGTCATAAAGCTTTATATTTAGATGATCAATTACAATCAACAACATTTGATGAAAAAATATATCATGAATTACTAGTTCACCTTCCCTTTACGATTCATGGAAGTCCTAAAAATGTATTAATTATTGGTGCAGGAGAAGGCGCAAGTGCTAGAGAAGCTTTAAAGTGGAGAACTATAAATTCTTTAACATTAATTGAGTTAGATCCAGAAGTGGTAAACTGTTGTAATAAATTTTTGCCAGAAATGAATGATGGTGCTTACTATAATGAAAAAGTAAATCTTATATTTACAGATGCAGTTGAGTATTTAAAGAATTGCAATGAAAAATTTGACATAATAATTTGTGATTTATGTGATCAAGATCTCGATAGAAATGAAATAATAAATGAAAAATTTTTGTTATTATGCAAAAAAATACTTAATAAAAAAGGAAATATATTAATACAGTCTGGTGAATTGCCATTTAAAAAAGATGAAACATTTGTAAAATATATCCAAATGTTAAAAAATAATTTTACATATTTAAAATTATTTACAACATGGATTCCTTCTTACTGTAGAAATTGGGCATTTGTAGTTTTACAAAATGAACCAATAAATTGTTTGAGCATGGAAAATGTTAATAAAATAATTAATAAAAATGTCTTGAAAGAACTTCTGTTTTTTAATGCAAAAACATACTTAGGAATATTTAATCCTCCAAAGTATGTTCAAGAATTGGAAAAGTAA
- a CDS encoding pyruvate dehydrogenase complex dihydrolipoamide acetyltransferase, whose protein sequence is MATVMEMPKLSDTMSEGSVARWLKKEGEKVSAGIPIIEIETDKATMEYESPAGGILLKILVGDGQKCPLQAPIAVIGKDGEKWEEALEKYNAKKGGASSAPASSAPKKEEKAATPAQSSASKTATSSQTNDLVKASPLAKKIAEDKGIDLKSIQGSGPNGRIVQRDLAQVSSSSGVATAGAPSFAFGAAEVEKIPHTNMRKTIAKRLTESLQTSPHFYLTVSINMTNLLAWRKDVIAKLSEAEKFSVNDLVIFLTSRALKRHPEINSSWQDDHVARYRDVHMSVAVALPNGLMTPVVRHADKLTVVQIAQETKRLVKLAKDGKLQPNDYAGGTFSVSNLGMAGIESFTAIINPPQAAILAVGATVPTPVVLANGSVGVEQRMKVTLSCDHRVIDGALGAEFLKTLRQFFEDPVSALFLG, encoded by the coding sequence ATGGCAACTGTAATGGAAATGCCAAAACTTTCAGATACCATGTCCGAAGGTTCTGTTGCGCGTTGGTTAAAAAAAGAAGGTGAGAAAGTTTCTGCTGGAATTCCTATCATTGAGATTGAAACAGACAAAGCAACAATGGAATATGAATCCCCAGCGGGAGGAATACTTTTAAAAATTCTCGTTGGTGATGGACAAAAGTGTCCACTGCAAGCACCTATTGCCGTGATTGGTAAAGATGGAGAAAAATGGGAAGAAGCGTTAGAAAAATATAATGCAAAAAAAGGGGGAGCTTCTTCAGCTCCAGCTTCTAGTGCTCCTAAAAAAGAAGAAAAAGCAGCGACTCCTGCGCAAAGTTCTGCAAGTAAAACAGCAACATCTTCACAAACCAATGATTTAGTAAAAGCCAGTCCATTAGCTAAAAAAATAGCTGAAGACAAAGGAATTGATTTAAAATCTATTCAGGGCAGTGGACCGAATGGACGAATTGTTCAACGGGATCTTGCACAAGTTTCTTCTTCAAGTGGTGTTGCGACCGCTGGAGCTCCAAGCTTTGCTTTTGGAGCTGCTGAAGTTGAAAAAATTCCTCACACCAATATGCGCAAGACAATTGCGAAACGCCTGACGGAAAGTCTGCAAACTTCGCCACATTTCTACTTAACAGTAAGTATTAATATGACTAATTTGCTTGCTTGGCGAAAAGATGTAATAGCTAAACTCTCTGAAGCAGAAAAATTTAGTGTAAATGACTTAGTTATTTTTCTAACTTCCAGAGCTTTAAAACGTCATCCAGAAATCAATTCATCTTGGCAAGACGATCATGTTGCAAGATATCGCGATGTGCATATGAGTGTTGCTGTTGCATTACCTAATGGATTAATGACTCCTGTGGTTAGACATGCTGATAAATTAACTGTCGTACAAATTGCGCAAGAAACAAAACGTCTTGTTAAACTTGCTAAAGATGGAAAATTGCAACCAAATGACTATGCTGGGGGTACTTTTTCTGTTAGTAATTTAGGCATGGCTGGGATTGAAAGTTTCACCGCGATTATTAATCCACCACAAGCAGCAATTTTAGCTGTAGGGGCAACAGTTCCTACACCTGTTGTTTTAGCGAATGGTTCCGTTGGTGTAGAACAAAGAATGAAAGTTACGTTAAGTTGTGACCATAGAGTTATCGATGGTGCTTTAGGAGCAGAATTCTTAAAAACATTACGTCAATTTTTTGAAGATCCTGTGTCCGCTTTATTTTTAGGTTAA
- a CDS encoding NfeD family protein: protein MDYDLYWLYLIIGISFLLVEIFSLTFYFLPIGLAAILTGIFAIFTNNVYFHVGLFSILGIFLFFFISKWKKSRFLKPKGSQHIAGLVGQQGIVVENYQSPQISGKVKIFSDVWEIYWDIHQENSLRQLKEGDVVKVISVEGNKIKVEKLS, encoded by the coding sequence ATGGATTATGATTTATATTGGTTATATCTAATTATTGGAATATCTTTTCTTTTAGTAGAAATTTTTTCATTAACTTTTTATTTTTTACCTATCGGTTTAGCAGCTATACTAACTGGTATTTTTGCTATTTTTACAAATAATGTTTATTTTCATGTTGGATTATTTAGCATTCTAGGTATATTTTTGTTTTTCTTTATATCTAAATGGAAAAAATCACGATTTTTAAAACCAAAGGGTTCTCAACATATTGCAGGTTTGGTTGGGCAGCAAGGTATTGTTGTTGAAAACTATCAATCCCCGCAAATATCTGGAAAAGTAAAAATATTTTCTGATGTATGGGAAATATATTGGGACATTCACCAAGAAAATAGCTTACGCCAACTGAAAGAAGGTGATGTTGTTAAGGTAATCTCAGTCGAAGGAAATAAAATTAAAGTTGAAAAGTTAAGTTAA
- a CDS encoding pyruvate dehydrogenase complex E1 component subunit beta: protein MAVLTLREALNQALTEEMERDPNVFIMGEEVAQYDGAYKVTKGMLAKFGPMRVVDSPISEAGIAGLGVGAAMCGLRPVIEMMTWNFAIQAFDQIINHAAKMLYMSGGQYKVPMVIRGPHGAAHMLSAQHSQCVDHMLVNCPGLKIVSTVIPAEAKGLMKSAIRDDNTVLFLESEMMYGRTGEVPEGEYTIPLGVGDIKREGTDVTLVAWNKMVYVAQDVAAELEKEGISVEIIDPRTLMPLDEDLIFNSVKKTNRLVVLEEGWGVASFGCHIVDRVVKECFDYLDAPPERVTNLFVPMPYNERLEHEVMPTAERTISAIKAVLYK, encoded by the coding sequence ATGGCTGTATTAACTTTACGTGAAGCTTTAAATCAAGCTTTGACAGAAGAAATGGAAAGAGACCCAAATGTTTTCATTATGGGTGAAGAAGTTGCGCAATATGATGGCGCTTATAAAGTAACAAAAGGAATGCTCGCAAAATTTGGTCCAATGCGAGTTGTCGATTCACCAATTTCTGAGGCTGGTATTGCTGGTCTTGGTGTAGGCGCTGCTATGTGTGGTTTACGTCCTGTTATTGAAATGATGACTTGGAATTTTGCCATTCAAGCTTTTGACCAAATCATCAATCACGCCGCAAAAATGTTATATATGAGTGGTGGTCAATATAAAGTACCAATGGTTATCCGTGGACCACATGGAGCTGCGCACATGCTTAGTGCTCAGCACAGCCAATGCGTTGATCACATGTTAGTGAATTGCCCTGGTTTAAAAATTGTGAGTACAGTTATTCCCGCAGAAGCTAAAGGCTTAATGAAATCAGCAATCCGTGATGACAATACTGTTTTATTTTTAGAAAGTGAAATGATGTATGGTCGCACAGGGGAAGTTCCTGAAGGTGAATATACTATTCCGCTAGGTGTTGGTGATATTAAACGTGAAGGAACTGATGTTACTTTAGTAGCTTGGAATAAAATGGTTTATGTAGCGCAAGATGTTGCTGCTGAGCTAGAAAAAGAAGGAATTAGTGTGGAAATTATAGATCCACGAACATTAATGCCTTTAGATGAAGATCTTATTTTTAATTCTGTGAAAAAAACAAACAGATTAGTTGTTTTAGAAGAGGGCTGGGGCGTGGCTTCTTTTGGGTGTCACATTGTAGATAGAGTTGTAAAAGAATGTTTTGATTATCTTGATGCTCCACCAGAAAGAGTTACTAATTTGTTCGTTCCAATGCCATATAATGAAAGACTTGAGCATGAAGTCATGCCGACGGCAGAAAGAACTATTTCTGCAATTAAAGCTGTATTATATAAATAA
- a CDS encoding methyl-accepting chemotaxis protein has product MKKRSLSFKLNVSVLVLLTLILFSAIYASLMINKTQKFAQDTGTNWMPSILSSSKMSEGMSKYSRRIIGLLSNTMIYSGDEGAKVFEDDLKALHKYGKAIEDNLESHKKLADSDEEQKLLKNILEKWDVYQKACLKAIEINKAGDKPASVKFILKEARKDAAEFEEAIVELGKFNYKNGVHSTELGASLTSLTLITMSIVIALSVIIGLFIMNLIRTTSNALNLAIDNLKNQSIAASEIANSLKEGSNVLSDSVSEQAAAIHETSAAINEITSMVNRTAENAKESSSVATAASEKTETAQKTMQRLVTAMETIQESNAQLQNIAEIIAQINTKTAVINDIVSKTELLSLNASIESARAGEYGKGFAVVAEEVGNLAKISGKSAQDIQELITSSQEQVNKILGLTKERVDEGKKVTAEAKESFHQISEDISTMSNVIQQISEATREQEIGVRQISTAMANIDKATQKSQMAVANTKESSINLVSQSEKLDSTAKNVETLIKGSA; this is encoded by the coding sequence ATGAAAAAAAGAAGCCTGTCCTTTAAACTAAATGTTTCCGTTTTGGTGCTTCTGACATTGATTTTATTTTCCGCAATATACGCAAGTCTAATGATCAATAAAACCCAAAAATTTGCTCAAGATACGGGAACAAACTGGATGCCAAGTATTTTATCTAGCAGCAAAATGAGCGAAGGTATGAGTAAATATTCAAGAAGAATTATTGGATTACTATCCAATACTATGATCTATTCAGGTGATGAAGGAGCTAAAGTTTTTGAAGATGATTTAAAAGCTTTGCACAAATACGGAAAAGCAATTGAAGATAATTTGGAAAGCCATAAAAAACTTGCAGATAGTGATGAAGAGCAAAAACTTTTAAAAAATATCTTAGAAAAATGGGATGTATATCAAAAAGCATGTTTAAAAGCCATTGAAATTAATAAAGCTGGAGACAAACCTGCTTCCGTTAAATTTATCTTGAAAGAAGCACGTAAAGATGCTGCTGAATTTGAAGAAGCAATCGTTGAATTAGGCAAATTTAATTACAAAAATGGGGTTCATTCGACAGAACTAGGTGCCAGTTTAACTTCTTTAACATTAATAACTATGAGTATTGTTATTGCACTGTCAGTTATCATTGGTCTTTTTATTATGAATTTGATTCGCACAACAAGCAATGCGTTAAATTTAGCAATTGATAATTTAAAAAACCAAAGTATTGCTGCAAGTGAAATAGCAAATAGCTTAAAAGAAGGATCAAATGTTTTATCTGATTCAGTAAGTGAACAAGCCGCTGCTATTCATGAGACAAGTGCTGCAATCAATGAAATCACTAGTATGGTAAACAGAACAGCTGAAAATGCCAAAGAGTCATCGAGTGTTGCAACTGCGGCTTCAGAAAAAACAGAAACGGCACAAAAAACAATGCAAAGGCTTGTTACTGCAATGGAAACTATTCAAGAATCCAATGCTCAACTGCAAAACATTGCTGAAATCATTGCTCAAATTAATACAAAGACAGCAGTTATTAATGATATTGTTTCAAAAACTGAACTTCTATCTTTAAACGCTTCCATAGAATCAGCCCGTGCGGGTGAATATGGTAAAGGCTTTGCTGTTGTGGCTGAAGAAGTTGGAAACTTAGCAAAAATTAGTGGTAAATCTGCGCAAGATATACAAGAATTAATTACTTCAAGCCAAGAACAAGTGAACAAAATTTTAGGTTTAACGAAAGAACGTGTTGATGAAGGAAAAAAAGTAACAGCTGAAGCAAAAGAATCATTTCATCAAATATCAGAAGACATTTCAACAATGTCTAATGTTATTCAACAAATTTCTGAAGCAACAAGAGAACAAGAAATTGGAGTGAGACAAATTTCTACCGCTATGGCAAACATTGATAAAGCAACGCAAAAAAGCCAAATGGCAGTAGCAAATACGAAAGAATCTTCCATTAATTTAGTTTCTCAAAGTGAAAAACTAGATTCAACTGCAAAAAATGTTGAAACTTTAATTAAAGGTTCAGCTTAG
- the pdhA gene encoding pyruvate dehydrogenase (acetyl-transferring) E1 component subunit alpha, whose product MAQKLSNQLLVAFYKEMLLGRRIEERVGQLYVQQKFSGFCHLYIGQEAVGTGCLNAIRKGEDYVITGYRDHFLPIVLGMDPGVMLAELLGKVTGCARGKGGSMHMFSEKLRFMGGHGIVGGQVPLAVGAGWRIKYKKEDNVALCFLGDAAINQGQFHEALNMAAIWDLPCIFIVENNMYGMGTAISRTCTLEHLADRAKGYNMRQAIVDGRNVINTYTQMKEIVEETRKTSKPILVEAQTYRFRGHSVSDPGNYRTKDEVEKERSRDCLILLKDAMLHQKAAKEDDFEKFEEEIADRVEQAVTFADESPEPGLEEIYEHVLV is encoded by the coding sequence ATGGCTCAAAAATTATCAAATCAGCTTTTGGTAGCTTTTTATAAAGAAATGCTACTTGGGCGTCGCATTGAAGAGCGAGTTGGACAACTGTATGTTCAACAAAAATTTAGTGGATTTTGTCATTTGTATATTGGCCAAGAAGCAGTTGGCACTGGTTGTTTAAATGCAATTAGAAAGGGAGAAGACTATGTGATTACAGGATATCGTGATCACTTTCTTCCAATCGTATTAGGTATGGATCCTGGTGTGATGCTTGCTGAGTTACTTGGTAAAGTAACAGGTTGTGCTAGAGGTAAAGGCGGCTCCATGCATATGTTCTCTGAAAAATTACGTTTCATGGGAGGACATGGAATTGTCGGAGGACAAGTTCCGCTTGCAGTTGGTGCTGGATGGAGAATTAAATATAAAAAAGAAGACAATGTTGCTCTTTGTTTTTTAGGTGATGCTGCTATCAATCAGGGTCAGTTTCATGAAGCTTTAAATATGGCTGCTATTTGGGATCTGCCTTGTATCTTTATAGTTGAAAACAATATGTACGGAATGGGTACTGCTATTTCAAGAACATGTACATTAGAACACCTTGCTGATAGAGCAAAAGGTTATAATATGCGCCAAGCTATTGTTGATGGTCGAAATGTTATCAATACCTATACTCAGATGAAAGAAATTGTAGAAGAAACACGTAAAACTTCAAAACCAATTCTTGTTGAAGCTCAAACTTATCGTTTCCGTGGTCACTCTGTATCCGATCCTGGAAATTATAGAACAAAAGATGAAGTGGAAAAAGAACGTAGTCGTGATTGTTTAATATTACTGAAAGATGCTATGTTGCATCAAAAAGCAGCAAAAGAAGATGATTTTGAAAAATTTGAAGAAGAAATTGCTGATAGAGTTGAACAAGCAGTGACGTTTGCTGATGAGTCTCCAGAACCTGGACTCGAAGAAATTTATGAACACGTTCTTGTATAA
- a CDS encoding pseudouridine synthase, producing the protein MVKETKVELVRLNVLLQEYGVSSRRKADELIEAGNVQVNGKIIKTLGIKVEKNSSISVNGKILKSIPTKVTYLFNKPFMTITSRKDEKERTTIFDLPELKKLPLNVQSVGRLDYRSEGLLILTNDGDLSLALSHPKYSVEKTYAVLVSSTFTIEDSEKLKKGVELEDGLAKAISVKIGSKEKLGNSLGQWIELVVTEGRNRLVRRMLEAIGLSVVRLIRVAIGDIRLPAKLEAGKMRVVTEIEGKYLSNLKKNMLQEINEKSKFTPSKDILEKRKLKKKVTLNDIEYAKEAERREKRATLISKLRKKELAQNEQKRHTWKGKDSNNSFTEKRLETKENIYKTDKKEKSFNKTNLEFKSKEQINSNMDTKKAIFKGKETRKLNDLDKKEFELKKKRKTTNDKNNSRSSGRKTNQRKK; encoded by the coding sequence ATGGTTAAAGAAACGAAGGTTGAATTGGTTAGATTAAACGTACTTTTGCAAGAATATGGAGTTTCATCAAGAAGAAAAGCAGATGAATTAATTGAAGCAGGTAATGTACAAGTTAACGGAAAAATAATTAAAACTTTAGGTATTAAAGTAGAAAAAAATTCTTCAATAAGTGTTAATGGAAAGATATTAAAATCAATTCCTACAAAGGTAACGTATCTTTTTAATAAACCATTTATGACTATTACTAGCAGAAAAGATGAAAAAGAAAGAACAACCATATTTGACCTTCCTGAGTTAAAAAAATTACCTTTAAATGTTCAGTCTGTTGGTAGATTGGACTATCGTAGCGAAGGTTTACTTATCTTAACAAATGATGGTGACTTATCATTAGCTTTATCGCATCCAAAGTATTCAGTAGAAAAAACCTATGCAGTTCTTGTTTCATCTACTTTTACAATCGAAGATTCAGAAAAATTAAAAAAAGGTGTTGAATTAGAAGACGGTTTAGCTAAAGCAATTTCGGTTAAAATTGGTTCAAAAGAAAAATTAGGTAATAGTTTAGGACAATGGATAGAATTGGTTGTTACTGAAGGTCGGAATCGATTAGTGCGAAGAATGTTAGAAGCTATTGGCTTAAGCGTAGTTCGTTTAATTAGAGTAGCAATTGGAGATATTCGCTTGCCAGCAAAACTTGAAGCAGGTAAAATGCGAGTTGTTACTGAAATTGAAGGTAAGTATTTATCTAATCTTAAAAAGAATATGTTACAAGAAATTAATGAAAAATCAAAATTTACTCCTAGTAAAGATATTTTAGAAAAAAGAAAACTAAAGAAAAAAGTAACATTAAATGATATAGAATATGCAAAAGAAGCTGAACGTCGAGAAAAACGAGCTACACTAATATCTAAATTAAGAAAAAAAGAACTTGCACAAAATGAACAAAAAAGACATACTTGGAAAGGGAAAGATTCTAATAATTCTTTCACTGAAAAAAGGTTAGAAACCAAAGAAAATATCTATAAAACAGATAAAAAAGAAAAGAGTTTTAATAAAACTAATTTAGAATTTAAATCTAAAGAACAGATAAATTCTAATATGGATACTAAAAAAGCTATTTTTAAAGGAAAAGAGACCAGAAAACTAAATGATTTAGATAAAAAAGAATTTGAATTAAAGAAAAAGAGAAAAACTACTAATGATAAAAATAATTCTCGTAGTAGTGGAAGAAAAACAAATCAAAGGAAAAAATAA
- a CDS encoding arginine deiminase-related protein: MKKVIRNVSELTISKESLSSMPYANRVMMVSPAYFNVENPINAHMRQSDGSLHKLDKNLAVEQWYNLKATYEKLGFNVFVVDPVDELPDMVFCANQSFPYLDSCGNFNAVLSNMFNDTRNEEVSYINSFLIGQGYETHRIASRTLGYYFESMGDALWLPGYRFILGGYGFRTDKRIYQFLSETTNAPIAIFELKHPKFYHLDTCLSILDDKTALACKDAFTNEGWQLLNKIFPKVVEVPLHEADSPGFACNAHCPDRRHVIIQKNCVQTNSNLKAAGFIPVEVDTSEFIKSGGSVFCMKLMFF; encoded by the coding sequence ATGAAAAAAGTGATACGAAATGTATCAGAACTTACTATTTCAAAAGAATCCCTTTCTTCAATGCCTTATGCGAATCGTGTGATGATGGTTTCCCCGGCCTATTTTAATGTGGAAAATCCAATCAATGCACATATGCGTCAGTCAGATGGTTCTTTACATAAGTTAGATAAAAATCTAGCCGTAGAGCAGTGGTATAATTTAAAAGCCACTTACGAAAAGTTGGGATTTAATGTTTTTGTTGTTGATCCCGTCGATGAGCTACCAGATATGGTATTTTGTGCGAATCAAAGTTTTCCTTATTTAGATTCATGCGGAAACTTTAATGCTGTTTTATCGAATATGTTCAATGATACTAGAAATGAAGAAGTGTCTTATATTAATTCTTTTTTAATTGGTCAGGGATATGAAACTCACCGAATAGCATCAAGAACTTTAGGATATTATTTTGAATCTATGGGTGATGCTTTATGGTTGCCAGGCTATCGATTTATCCTTGGTGGTTATGGATTTAGAACGGATAAAAGAATTTATCAATTTTTATCTGAAACAACAAATGCTCCTATTGCAATATTTGAATTAAAACACCCAAAATTTTATCACTTAGATACATGTTTAAGTATTTTAGATGATAAAACTGCTTTAGCTTGTAAAGATGCTTTTACTAATGAAGGTTGGCAACTGCTTAATAAAATATTTCCAAAAGTTGTTGAAGTTCCTTTACATGAGGCTGACTCTCCAGGTTTTGCTTGCAATGCACATTGCCCAGATCGTCGCCATGTTATTATTCAAAAAAACTGTGTGCAAACAAATTCAAATTTGAAAGCAGCTGGTTTTATTCCTGTTGAGGTTGATACTTCTGAGTTTATAAAATCAGGGGGTTCTGTATTTTGTATGAAACTCATGTTTTTTTAA